In Pikeienuella piscinae, the sequence CGCTCCGATCACATGTCCGCACTGCGCGCGCGTCTACGAGATATGCAACGGCGCTCTGGTGATGATGCACTCCGGAAACGCTCTCTTTCCCCCTCAGGCCTACGCCGCCGAGGAAGGCGGCCGCACGATGCAGGGCGCAACGGGCGCGCGCGCGCGCATCAAGGGGTTGGCGCCCAGTCGCTCCGTCAATCTCGTGCGCGCCGAAAACCTGAAGAAAATCGCGAGAGAGCGTGGCGGCCCGAACGAACGGATCCTGATAATCGGGTGCGGCCATCAAAAACAGGAAATCCTGGATCTGTTCGAAGAAACGCAGGCCGAACTGATCTTTTGCGATGTGGACAAGGCCTCCGACACCGATCTCTATTGCGATTCCCACCGCTTGCCCTTTCGCGACGGCTGCCTGACGGGCGTCATCACCACTGCTGTATTGGAGCATGTCCTCAAACCATGGGTGGTGGCAGAGGAAATCCACCGCGTCCTGCGCGCGGATGGATATGTCTATTCCGAGGTGCCGTTTCTACAGGCGGTCCACGAAGGCCCTTACGACTTCACCCGATTCACGATGAGCGGCCACAGATTGCTCTTCGAAAAGTTCGACGAGCGCGGCAGCGGCGTCGTGGCCGGTCCGGGCACAAGCCTGACCTGGGCGCTTACCGAATATTTCCGGGCTCTGTCCGGCAACCGCAAGGTGGCGGCGGCGCTGCGGCTACTCGCGCAACTGCTGTTCTTCTGGGTGAAGTTCACCGACCATTTTCTTGGCCAGTCCCGGCGCGCGCAGGAGGCCGCATCCTGCACCTTTTTCTACGGGACGCGACGCGAGGACGCCGTGGACCCGCAAGATATCATAGCCCGCTACGGCAAATCGAATTTCTTCCACACCTGACCGGCGAACCCAACGGCGCTCGATGTCGTGCCGGAGCCGCAAGCCACGCGCACCAAGAGCCCGGCCGCAATCTCGGCGAGTGTCGCGGCCTTCAGCAGCGGGAAACCGTTCGGTGAGTCGCTAGCATCCGTTGCGAAGTGGCGAGCGGCGGAACAGGGGCGATGCCGGTTTTCTACTGACTCGTGCGCATTCCGAAGTTCCCTGCCCGCCGGGGCCACGGGAAATTCACGCATCTGACCGACGCGCGTGATCGACTGTTACCGTCGACCGCGCCGGAAGTGCTCGCGGCCCTGCGCAGCGCGTGGGGTTCAGCGCTTCGGCGCGCGGCGTCGAGAGCCCGACTTCACATCTTCATGAACATGAAGGTGCGCAAAATCTCGCCGAAATCCGCATGTTCGAATGCGACGGTCCGCGGCCCGTGGTTCCGGGCGCCCGGATACCCGCTTGCGCGATAGACGCCCGTCGGGTTGTTCATCTCGATGACCATCTCGTACGATGAGGCGAGGGTCGGCGCCGCGCCGCGACCGCTCGTCAACGCGCTCTCGACGCCTTCGCGGATCTGCTGACGGGCGCGCGCGGGCGCGATCGAATTGGTCGCCGATCCATGGCCGATCCGCGTCGCGACGGTCGCGACGCCCGGAACCGTGCGTTGCGCATCGACGCATATTTCGGCGTCGCCGGAAAGAGATACGGACGGCACGCCGTAGCGGGCGGCGCAAAGCGCGTTCATCGTGAACTCCGAGGCGACCTCGCCATTCAGGAGCAGGCGCGAGATCCGCAGGTTGGTGGTATGGGCGAGCGGGTTAGCCTCGCTTCCCGCCTTCGCGTGATAACCCGTGTGGATCGCCGCTGCGAAGCAGGCGTCGAAGCCGAACATCATCGCGTCGGGATGCCCAGACCAGGCACGCACGATCCGCGCATATTCCGGCAGGCGATCGACGATCAGGTTGCGGGCGCTGTCATGCGCGTCCTAGACGACGACCTCCGTCGCCCCCGCCGCCCGGGCGCCTTCGCAGGCGGCGACAACCTCCGCCGTCATCAGCGAACGGAACTCGGCCCAGTCGGGATGGGTGCGCTCGGCCTCGTCCCAGTGCGCAATACCGCCGGCGCCTTCGATGTCGGCGGAAATGAAGACTTTCATCTGACGGGGTTCTCCTTGAGCCAGTCCGCCAGCGCCGGAAACAGCCGGCCGTCGCGGCCGGGTGTCGCGGGCGCCATGCACAATGCGTTCAGCGCGGCCTCCTGCGTCGCTTCAACCGCGGCGCGGAACGCGATATCGATCAACCCGTCCGAGAGGCGCCTCTGGGCCGCGAAAGGCGCAGGCGGCTCATGCTCAACCGGATCGGCGGTGGTGAAGCAGAGCGCGATATCGCCGCTGCCGTTGCCCCAGAACGCGCCCAGCCGCGCAACACCGGCGCCCGCCCGCCGCGCGACGCGCTGCAACTGCCGATCGCCAAGCGGCAGGTCCGTGGCCAGAACTACGATGACGGAGCCCCGTTCCGCCGTGGTGTGGCCGCCCGGATCGGGACGGCGTCCGTCCGGCAGCGTCAGATCGCCGGGCAAGCCGAAATTCGCCAGGACGAGCGCGCCGAGGACATGCGCTTCATCTCCGACCGCGAGCCGCCGAGAGGCGGTTCCGATTCCGGCCTTGAACCCGAATGCTGTCATGCCCGAGCCGGCCCCGACGGCGCCCTGCGCCACAGCCCCGCCGCGCGCCGCGTCGAGCGCGGCGAAGACGTCGGCCTCCGTGACCGCGAGCGCCTGAATGTCGTTGATCCGCCCATCGTTGCATTCGCAGACCAGCGCGTTGACCGTCGAGGTCTCGCGACCGATAGCGGGATTCGCCGTCACGGCCCTTCGGATCAGGGCCTGCACGCAGGGCGCGACGCCGAACGTATTGGTCAGCAGGATCGGCGTCTCGATCATGCCGAGTTCCGCAACCTGCATCAGCCCGGCGGATTTGCCGAACCCGTTGATGATCTCGACGGCGGCGCGGGGCTTCAACCGAAAGATGTCGCCCGGATAGGGGATCACCGCCGTCACGCCCGTGACGACGCCCGCCCCGCGCAGATCGCTCCTCCCGACGGTCACGCCCGCCACATCGGTGATCGCATTCAGGGGGCCGGTCGCCAGCCCGTCGCGGATCAATCCAAGTTCGCGCGCCGTCTTCATAGGCAGTTTCTCCCCCGTGCCGACCCCGACCATTACGGAGCGAACCACCCGCGGCCGGGCCGCATGCATCCGGCGCGCGCCACTGGAATACATCGTCCGCGCCGGCGCCCGGCGCTTCCAGAGGAACCGTCGCATCAAGCATAGCAAAGCGGGCGCGCGAGCCAATAGCCCCACGCCGCGCCGGGCGCATGCTCGCCGCATCGTTCACCCCCAGCGCATTGACGGATCGCGGCGTCCGTCCGATGTTGACCATCTGAGAAGATGACGAAGCGATACGACCTGCGGGAGAGAAAGCATGACGATCCGCGTGCGTCCGTCGGGCGGCCCGCTCGGCGCCGATATCGAGGGCGTCGATCTCAAGGCGCTCGATTCCGCCGGTTTCGCGGCCGTCGAAGCCGCGCTGCACGAGCATCTCGTCATTATCGTGCGCGATCAGGAACTCGAACCGGCCGACCTTGTCACCTTCGCCCGCCGCTTCGGCGAACCCGAGCCGCATGTCATCGACCAGTTCCACCACGCGGCGGACCCCAACGTGCTGATCCTGTCGAATCGCAAAGATGAACAAGGCGAGAATATCGGACTGGCCGACGGCGGCACCTATTATCACACCGACTATTCCTACCTGTCGACGCCGGCGCGCTGCACGATCCTCCACGCGATCGAAATCCCCGAAGGCGAGGCCGGAACCACCTTCGCCGACCAGCGCGCCGCCTACGAGGCGCTGCCCCCGGACGACCGCGCCCGTCTCGATCCGCTCATCGCGCGTCACCATTACGGCAATCGCGACGATCTGGACAAAGGCTCGCGCACGGTCGCTTCCGTCCTGTCCGCCGATCAGGATGCGAAGATGGCGTGGGAGCGCCACCCCCTGGTGCGGCGTCACCCGCACACCGGCAGGGCCGCGCTCTACGCGGTGTCCGGTTCGTCCTTCGGCATCGAAGGCATGGACGAAGCGGAAGGGCTCGACCTTCTGCGCCGGCTCGCAAGGCACTCCACCAGCGCCGCCTTCACCTACCAGCCGCACTACCGCCCCGGAGACATCATCGTGTGGGACAACGCCTCGCTCCTCCACTCCGCGCCGCTGATCAGCGCCGAGGACCCGCGCACCCTCTGGCGCGTCACGGTGAAGGAGGCGGGCCCGACGCTCCCCGCCTGAGCGCCACGCGGCGCAGGAGCCCGGCCTCACGCGCCTCCGCCAGGCATGCGGCTCCCATCAAAGTCTCACGCCGCGCTCGTCGAGACGCACGAAGACCGTCCGTACTCGCATAGGGTTCGCGGATGGCGCCGAACCGTCCCGGATCGCCCGGCTTCACCGCCGCCTTCGGCGGAAAGTCGTGCAAGAGCGCGCCCTCGGCCAGCCGAATTCTGCGCGTCGCCGCCCTATGCGGCCCGGAGGTCCGGAACCACGCTCCGCTTGCTCCGGTCGGCTTCC encodes:
- a CDS encoding methyltransferase domain-containing protein, giving the protein MSARANETGPGKFGRGALVRTSANLDGLLECVECTTAIEGRGDAPITCPHCARVYEICNGALVMMHSGNALFPPQAYAAEEGGRTMQGATGARARIKGLAPSRSVNLVRAENLKKIARERGGPNERILIIGCGHQKQEILDLFEETQAELIFCDVDKASDTDLYCDSHRLPFRDGCLTGVITTAVLEHVLKPWVVAEEIHRVLRADGYVYSEVPFLQAVHEGPYDFTRFTMSGHRLLFEKFDERGSGVVAGPGTSLTWALTEYFRALSGNRKVAAALRLLAQLLFFWVKFTDHFLGQSRRAQEAASCTFFYGTRREDAVDPQDIIARYGKSNFFHT
- a CDS encoding P1 family peptidase, with product MKTARELGLIRDGLATGPLNAITDVAGVTVGRSDLRGAGVVTGVTAVIPYPGDIFRLKPRAAVEIINGFGKSAGLMQVAELGMIETPILLTNTFGVAPCVQALIRRAVTANPAIGRETSTVNALVCECNDGRINDIQALAVTEADVFAALDAARGGAVAQGAVGAGSGMTAFGFKAGIGTASRRLAVGDEAHVLGALVLANFGLPGDLTLPDGRRPDPGGHTTAERGSVIVVLATDLPLGDRQLQRVARRAGAGVARLGAFWGNGSGDIALCFTTADPVEHEPPAPFAAQRRLSDGLIDIAFRAAVEATQEAALNALCMAPATPGRDGRLFPALADWLKENPVR
- a CDS encoding TauD/TfdA dioxygenase family protein, which encodes MTIRVRPSGGPLGADIEGVDLKALDSAGFAAVEAALHEHLVIIVRDQELEPADLVTFARRFGEPEPHVIDQFHHAADPNVLILSNRKDEQGENIGLADGGTYYHTDYSYLSTPARCTILHAIEIPEGEAGTTFADQRAAYEALPPDDRARLDPLIARHHYGNRDDLDKGSRTVASVLSADQDAKMAWERHPLVRRHPHTGRAALYAVSGSSFGIEGMDEAEGLDLLRRLARHSTSAAFTYQPHYRPGDIIVWDNASLLHSAPLISAEDPRTLWRVTVKEAGPTLPA